In a genomic window of Amphiprion ocellaris isolate individual 3 ecotype Okinawa chromosome 13, ASM2253959v1, whole genome shotgun sequence:
- the LOC111576495 gene encoding transcription factor che-1-like: protein MSTNMPAGGLNLEAQLLSIMDVLVKAAVAEISQLFSESSASLRLHLTQSLKENEALRMKTKVMRSELFSLRLQTRTNRPASRFSPIRGNVAKPRVKPQVVIRSPIAQKTRLFREAASITLQSETKTSSSATQVECADVESPDVILIKDEDDIGGSGPAAGQDDFGNHSMQGGVATGTQNLEPAGSSCLTGDNEELRIVSVHGRGEGPLQEEGDALFTASELQAFSSLSDHNITHDSLLDFTTGASDRAPMRVMHDNSVGLARNTQLERNPSAQMALNPALKSPVIGADGQVGHSSHIGQFSQQQQNVFPHAANKSMDCSFCGERFLNREDLIAHRASHTGESPIPCSLCGKSFVSKTTLSIHMRIHTGEKPYACPQCGKRFTQNGSLKIHLRTHSGEKPYTCNQCTASFNNPSNLRRHMITHNTNGAL, encoded by the exons ATGTCCACCAACATGCCGGCGGGCGGCCTGAACCTGGAGGCGCAGCTTCTGTCCATCATGGACGTGCTGGTGAAGGCGGCGGTGGCGGAGATCAGTCAGCTGTTCTCGGAGAGCTCGGCGTCCCTGCGGCTGCATCTCACCCAGAGCCTGAAGGAAAACGAAGCGCTgaggatgaagacgaaggtGATGAGGAGCGAACTCTTCTCCCTGCGGCTCCAGACCAGGACCAACCGACCGGCCAGCCGCTTCTCTCCCATCAGGGGAAACGTGGCCAAACCCCGTGTTAAACCGCAAG TTGTCATTAGGTCACCGATAGCTCAAAAGACTAGACTTTTTAGAGAAGCTGCTTCTATTACTCTGCAATCAGAGACCAAGACTTCCTCATCTGCCACTCAAGTGGAG TGTGCAGATGTGGAGAGTCCAGATGTCATTCTGATCAAGGATGAAGATGACATCGGAGGATCCGGGCCAGCCGCTG GTCAGGATGACTTTGGAAACCACAGTATGCAGGGTGGTGTTGCCACAGGGACTCAGAATTTAGAGCCAGCTGGTTCCTCATGCTTGACAGGTGATAATGAGGAGCTGAGAATCGTGAGCGTTCACGGCCGAGGAGAAGGGCCTCTGCAGGAGGAAGGAGACGCCCTCTTCACAGCCTCTGAGCTTCAGGCTTTCAGCTCCCTGTCAGACCACAACATCACCCATGACAGCCTCCTGGATTTCACCACTGGTGCGAGTGACAGAGCGCCAATGAGAGTGATGCACGATAACAGTGTTGGACTGGCGAGAAACACCCAACTTGAAAGAAACCCCTCCGCTCAAATGGCGTTGaatcctgcattaaaatcaCCTGTAATAGGAGCCGACGGTCAAGTGGGACACTCCAGTCACATCGGCCAGttctcccagcagcagcagaacgtcTTCCCTCACGCCGCCAACAAATCAATGGACTGCAGCTTCTGCGGCGAGCGCTTCCTCAACCGCGAAGACCTGATCGCGCATCGGGCGAGTCACACCGGGGAGTCGCCGATTCCCTGCTCCCTGTGTGGGAAGTCGTTCGTCAGCAAGACCACGCTGAGCATCCACATGCGCATCCACACGGGGGAGAAGCCGTACGCCTGTCCGCAGTGTGGGAAACGCTTCACGCAGAACGGCAGCCTGAAGATCCACCTGAGGACGCACTCCGGAGAGAAGCCGTACACCTGCAACCAGTGCACCGCCAGCTTCAACAACCCCAGCAACCTGCGCAGACACATGATCACACACAACACCAACGGGGCGCTCTGA